The following coding sequences lie in one Populus nigra chromosome 15, ddPopNigr1.1, whole genome shotgun sequence genomic window:
- the LOC133673917 gene encoding DNA replication licensing factor MCM5-like, with protein MSGWDEGAVYYSDQAQFPESGSDAAAATPSRHTILRKFKEFIRNFEADKNVFPYRESLVNNPRSLLVHLEDLLAFDAELPSLLRSSPSDYLPLFETAASEVLQSLRLKEQGESGEMKEPETREVQILLSSKEDPVSMRLLGAQYISKLIKISGITISASRVKAKATYVSLVCKNCQSTREVPCRPGLGGAIVPRSCDHVPQTGEEPCPIDPWIVVPDKSKYVDQQTLKMQENPEDVPTGELPRNMLLSVDRHLVQKIVPGTRLTIIGIYSIFQAANSSASQRGAVAVRQPYIRVVGIEEINEASSRGHAAFTVEEVEEFKKFASRTDAYEVLCSKIAPSIFGEENVKKAVACLLFGGSRKSLPDGVKLRGDINVLLLGDPSTAKSQFLKFVEKTAPVAVYTSGKGSSAAGLTASVIRDSSTREFYLEGGAMVLADGGVVCIDEFDKMRPEDRVAIHEAMEQQTISIAKAGITTVLNSRTSVLAAANPPSGRYDDLKTAQENIDLQTTILSRFDLIFIVKDKRDYGRDKIIASHIIRVHASADRTSSNDRAPKEENWLKRYIKYCRTECHPRLSESASSRLQNEYVRFRQDMRKQANETGEASAVPITVRQLEAIIRLSEALAKMKMSHVATEADVVEAVNLFKVSTVEAAQSGINQQVTLTPEIKQAETQIKRRLGIGMRISERKLIDELARMGMNESIVRRALIVMHQRDEIEYKHERRVIVRKV; from the exons ATGTCAGGTTGGGACGAAGGAGCTGTGTACTACAGCGACCAGGCGCAATTCCCGGAATCGGGATCCGATGCGGCGGCCGCAACTCCAAGCCGCCACACCATCCTCCGTAAATTCAAGGAATTCATCCGAAACTTCGAGGCTGATAAAAATGTTTTCCCTTACCGCGAAAGTCTCGTCAATAATCCCAGATCTCTCCTTGTCCACCTCGAAGACCTCCTCGCTTTCGACGCCGAGCTTCCATCCCTCCTCCGGTCCTCTCCCTCCGATTACTTGCCCTTG TTTGAGACGGCGGCATCGGAGGTTTTGCAGAGTCTGAGGTTGAAGGAGCAAGGAGAGAGCGGGGAAATGAAGGAGCCGGAGACGAGAGAAGTGCAGATTTTGTTGAGTTCGAAGGAGGATCCTGTTTCAATGCGATTGCTCGGG GCTCAATACATTTCAAAGCTGATTAAGATATCTGGGATTACTATATCTGCTTCAAGAGTTAAGGCAAAGGCAACTTATGTGAGTTTAGTGTGTAAGAATTGTCAAAGTACAAGGGAAGTTCCATGTCGTCCAGGCCTTGGTGGGGCAATTGTGCCACGTTCTTGCGACCATGTTCCTCAG ACTGGTGAAGAACCGTGCCCTATTGATCCTTGGATTGTGGTTCCAGATAAGAGCAAGTATGTTGATCAGCAAACCTTGAAAATGCAGGAGAATCCTGAG GATGTCCCTACTGGGGAGCTTCCTAGAAACATGCTTCTCTCAGTGGATCGGCATCTTGTTCAAAAAATTGTACCTGGCACACGATTGACCATCATTGGGATTTATAGCATCTTTCAAGCAGCCAATTCATCAGCCTC CCAGAGAGGAGCAGTTGCGGTTAGACAACCTTATATCAGGGTAGTTGGAATAGAAGAAATAAACGAGGCCAGTTCTCGAGGTCATGCAGCTTTCACTGTAGAAGAG GTAgaagaattcaaaaaatttgCCTCAAGAACAGATGCATATGAAGTCTTATGCTCCAAGATTGCTCCCTCTATATTTGGAGAAGAGAATGTGAAGAAAGCTGTGGCTTGTCTTTTATTTGGAGGATCGAGGAAG AGTTTGCCAGATGGTGTAAAGTTGAGAGGTGATATTAATGTGTTGCTTTTGGGTGACCCATCTACTGCTAAATCACAG TTTCTCAAGTTTGTTGAGAAGACCGCTCCTGTGGCTGTATATACTTCTGGAAAAGGCTCGTCAGCTGCTGGTCTTACAGCTTCTGTTATACGAGATAGCAGCACT CGTGAATTTTATCTTGAAGGAGGAGCCATGGTTTTGGCTGATGGAGGTGTTGTCTGTATAGACGAGTTTGACAAAATGAGGCCAGAGGATAG GGTGGCTATTCACGAAGCCATGGAACAGCAAACAATATCTATTGCGAAAGCAGGAATAACTACCGTTCTCAATTCTAGGACATCAGTGCTTGCAGCTGCCAACCCTCCATCAGGTCGTTATGATGATCTCAAG ACTGCACAGGAGAATATTGATTTACAGACAACCATCCTTTCTAGATTTGATTTAATCTTCATCGTGAAGGATAAAAGAGACTATGGTCGAGACAAG ATTATTGCTAGCCATATCATAAGGGTACATGCATCTGCCGATAGAACATCGAGCAATGACAGAGCACCTAAAGAAGAGAATTGGCTGAAAAG GTACATAAAATACTGTCGAACTGAATGCCATCCCCGGCTGTCAGAATCTGCATCCAGTAGACTGCAGAATGAGTATGTCAGGTTCAGACAG GATATGAGAAAGCAGGCAAATGAAACTGGGGAGGCTTCTGCAGTACCCATTACAGTAAGGCAGCTGGAAGCTATCATAAGATTGAGTGAGGCTCTTGCAAAGATGAAAAT GTCCCATGTTGCCACTGAAGCGGATGTGGTTGAAGCAGTAAATCTTTTTAAGGTTTCTACTGTCGAAGCAGCACAGTCTGGAATAAATCAACAAGTGACTCTCACTCCTGAGATAAAG caaGCAGAAACTCAGATTAAGAGAAGATTAGGAATCGGAATGCGCATATCAGAAAGAAAGCTGATTGATGAACTGGCCAGAATGGGAATGAATGAATCAATT GTGAGACGAGCTCTAATAGTAATGCACCAAAGGGATGAAATCGAATATAAGCATGAAAGGCGTGTCATTGTCCGGAAAGTATAA
- the LOC133674728 gene encoding uncharacterized protein LOC133674728 translates to MTTTTTTMHNLTTITTNKPTVAFTTPPNYATRLSHLLTLKSFTPLWCPTITTEPTQQTLSSLALHLSPHSLSLLSAIAFPSRTAITAFSTAALPLTTPLLPPREDTFIIAALGKDVELIDLTFLLNFCGDDISRVNVLVPTIATPSGLVQLLGTGRGRKVLCPVPRVVGLEEPPVVPDFLRELEAAGWVPIRVDAYETRWLGPACGKGVVELSEGGLLDAMVFTSSGEVEGLLKSLREFGWDWEMVRRRWPHLVVAAHGPVTAAGAERLGVTVDVVSGRFDSFQGVVDAVEAKLRGLDSSCM, encoded by the coding sequence ATGACAACAACCACCACTACCATGCACAACCTCACTACCATCACCACCAATAAACCCACCGTAGCCTTCACCACTCCACCAAACTACGCCACCAGACTTTCCCACCTCTTAACTCTCAAATCCTTCACTCCGTTATGGTGCCCTACCATCACGACCGAACCCACCCAACAGACTCTCTCCTCTCTAGCCCTCCATCTCTCCCCtcactccctctctctcctctccgcCATTGCCTTCCCTTCCCGCACTGCCATCACCGCATTCTCAACCGCTGCTCTCCCCCTCACAACCCCTCTCCTACCTCCTCGCGAGGACACATTTATCATCGCGGCGCTCGGCAAAGATGTAGAACTGATAGACTTAACTTTCTTGCTTAATTTTTGTGGTGATGATATCAGCAGGGTGAACGTGTTAGTTCCAACAATAGCAACACCTAGCGGGCTCGTCCAGTTGCTTGGAACTGGACGAGGCCGGAAGGTGTTGTGTCCAGTCCCACGAGTGGTAGGACTGGAGGAGCCTCCGGTTGTTCCTGATTTTCTCCGGGAATTGGAAGCTGCAGGATGGGTCCCAATTAGAGTTGATGCGTACGAGACGCGGTGGTTGGGACCCGCCTGCGGGAAGGGAGTTGTGGAGTTGAGTGAGGGGGGATTGTTGGATGCGATGGTGTTTACTAGTAGTGGAGAAGTGGAGGGGTTATTGAAGAGTTTGAGAGAGTTTGGGTGGGACTGGGAGATGGTGAGGAGAAGGTGGCCTCATTTGGTGGTGGCAGCACACGGGCCGGTGACCGCCGCAGGAGCTGAGAGGTTGGGAGTGACTGTTGATGTTGTGAGTGGAAGGTTTGATAGTTTTCAAGGTGTTGTGGACGCGGTTGAAGCCAAGTTAAGAGGTTTGGATTCTAGCTGTATGTGA
- the LOC133674450 gene encoding leucine-rich repeat receptor-like protein kinase TDR yields the protein MEIFHCMYFGVLLAFTCIVAVVLAEDPYSEALLSLKSELIDDDSSLDDWLVPPGGNTEEKVQACSWSGVKCDKNSTVVVALDLSMKNLGGELTGKQFGVFAELVDLNLSYNSFSGQLPVGIFNLTNLKSFDISRNNFSGQFPGGISSLRNLVVLDAFSNSFSGPLPVEVSQLEYLKVFNLAGSYFDGPIPSEYGSFKSLEFIHLAGNSLSGNIPPELGQLKTVTHMEIGYNSYEGSIPWQMGNMSELQYLDIAGANLSGPIPKQLSNLTKLESLFLFRNQLTGLVPWEFRQIVPLASLDLSDNQLSGPIPESFAELKNLKLLSLMYNEMNGTVPPGIGQLPSLETLLIWNNFFSGSLPNDLGKNLKLKWVDVSTNNFIGSIPPDICAGGLVKLILFSNNFTGSLTPSISNCSSLVRLRIEDNSFSGEIPLKFSHLPDITYVDLSRNKFTGGIPTDISQASRLQYFNISNNPGLGGMIPAKTWSLQLLQNFSASACNISGNLPPFHSCKSVSVIELRMNNLSGSVPGDVSNCQALGKMDLADNKFTGHIPEDLASLPALSVLDLSHDNFSGPIPAKFGASSSLVLLNVSFNDISGSIPSSNVFKLMGTSAYQGNPKLCGAPLEPCSASITIFGSKGTRKLTWILLLCAGVVVLIVASAFGVFYIRKGSKGHWKMVSFSGLPRFTASDVLRSFSSTESMEAVPPESNSVCKAVLPTGITVSVKKIELEAKTTKKATEFMTRLGVARHKNLIRLLGFCYNKQLAYVLYDYQPNGNLAEKITLKRDWVAKYKLVIGIARGLCFLHHDCYPAIPHGDLKLSNILFDENMEPHLADFGFKYLVEMTKGSSPATIFMGETGELNSSIKEELYMDIYRFGEIILQILTNLANAGRTIHSKPKEVLLREIYSENQTGSTDSTQEEIKLVLEVALLCIKSRPSDRPSMEDALKLLSGMKSQRK from the exons ATGGAGATTTTCCATTGCATGTACTTCGGGGTGCTCTTGGCCTTCACATGCATAGTTGCGGTTGTTTTGGCTGAAGATCCTTACTCAGAGGCTCTCTTGAGCTTAAAATCTGAGCTCATTGATGATGATAGCAGCTTGGATGATTGGCTAGTGCCTCCTGGAGGAAACACAGAAGAGAAAGTCCAAGCATGCTCTTGGTCTGGTGTCAAATGCGACAAGAACTCCACAGTTGTTGTTGCTTTAGACCTGTCTATGAAGAATCTTGGAGGTGAATTGACAGGGAAACAGTTTGGTGTCTTTGCGGAGCTTGTTGATCTTAACCTCAGCTACAACTCATTCTCGGGGCAGCTTCCAGTGGGAATATTTAACCTCACAAATCTAAAAAGCTTTGATATCAGCAGAAACAATTTTTCTGGCCAGTTTCCGGGTGGAATCTCCAGTCTTCGTAACCTGGTTGTGCTTGATGCCTTCAGCAATAGCTTTTCTGGGCCGTTGCCAGTTGAGGTTTCCCAGCTTGAATATCTCAAAGTTTTCAATCTGGCTGGGAGTTACTTTGATGGACCAATCCCATCGGAGTATGGTTCTTTCAAGAGCCTTGAGTTTATCCACCTGGCAGGTAACTCCCTCAGTGGTAATATACCGCCGGAGCTAGGCCAACTCAAGACGGTGACCCATATGGAGATTGGCTACAATTCATATGAGGGAAGTATCCCATGGCAAATGGGTAACATGAGTGAGCTTCAATATCTTGATATAGCTGGTGCAAATCTATCTGGCCCAATACCAAAGCAACTCTCGAATCTCACCAAGCTAGAATCACTATTTCTCTTCAGAAACCAGCTCACTGGATTGGTCCCCTGGGAGTTTAGACAAATTGTGCCTCTCGCCAGCTTAGATCTTTCTGATAATCAACTTTCTGGGCCTATACCTGAGAGCTTTGCAGAGTTGAAGAATCTCAAGCTGCTAAGCCTTATGTACAATGAAATGAATGGCACTGTTCCACCAGGCATTGGTCAGCTTCCGTCACTGGAAACGCTCCTTATATGGAACAATTTCTTCTCTGGTTCACTTCCAAATGACTTGGGCAAGAACTTGAAGCTGAAATGGGTGGATGTTTCAACCAACAATTTCATCGGCAGCATTCCACCGGATATTTGTGCAGGAGGGCTAGTAAAACTGATCCTGTTTTCAAATAACTTTACAGGCAGTCTCACACCATCCATCTCCAATTGCTCTTCGCTTGTGCGTCTACGAATTGAAGACAATTCCTTCTCCGGTGAGATCCCTCTTAAATTCAGCCACCTTCCTGATATCACATATGTGGACCTTTCCAGGAACAAGTTTACCGGTGGGATTCCCACAGATATCTCTCAAGCTTCCCGTCTGCAGTACTTCAATATCTCCAATAATCCAGGGCTTGGAGGTATGATCCCAGCAAAAACATGGTCTTTGCAGCTTCTCCAAAATTTCTCAGCGTCAGCATGTAATATCTCAGGCAATCTTCCTCCATTCCACTCCTGCAAATCTGTTTCTGTTATTGAGTTGCGCATGAACAATCTATCAGGAAGTGTCCCTGGAGATGTTTCTAATTGCCAAGCTCTTGGAAAGATGGATTTGGCTGATAATAAGTTTACTGGTCATATACCAGAAGATCTTGCAAGCCTTCCAGCTTTAAGTGTCCTAGACCTGTCACATGATAATTTCAGTGGTCCAATACCAGCAAAGTTTGGTGCTTCTTCAAGCTTGGTACTTCTAAACGTGTCTTTCAATGATATCTCCGGTTCCATTCCCTCGAGCAATGTGTTTAAACTGATGGGAACCAGTGCATATCAGGGAAATCCGAAGCTATGTGGAGCACCTTTGGAACCATGTTCTGCTTCCATCACGATATTTGGCAGCAAAGGCACAAGAAAGCTTACGTGGATTCTGCTACTATGTGCAGGGGTGGTTGTATTAATTGTGGCATCAGCATTTGGGGTATTCTACATCCGGAAAGGAAGTAAAGGTCACTGGAAAATGGTCTCCTTCAGTGGACTCCCCCGATTCACAGCAAGTGATGTTTTGAGGAGCTTTAGTTCCACAGAATCAATGGAAGCAGTGCCACCAGAATCTAATTCAGTTTGCAAAGCAGTGCTGCCCACAGGAATAACAGTTTCAGTGAAAAAGATTGAACTGGAAGCAAAGACAACGAAGAAAGCCACAGAATTTATGACACGACTGGGTGTTGCAAgacataaaaatttgattagATTGCTAGGATTTTGCTACAACAAGCAACTAGCTTATGTCCTATATGATTATCAGCCTAATGGTAACTTGGCTGaaaaaatcactttgaagaGAGATTGGGTGGCCAAGTACAAACTCGTCATTGGCATTGCCAGGGGACTGTGCTTCCTTCACCATGACTGCTATCCGGCAATTCCTCATGGAGATTTGAAGTTGAGTAACATATTGTTCGACGAAAATATGGAGCCTCATTTGGCTGATTTTGGATTCAAATACCTGGTAGAAATGACCAAAGGCTCATCTCCTGCAACAATTTTCATGGGAGAAACAG GCGAACTGAACAGTTCCATAAAAGAGGAGCTCTACATGGACATATACAGATTTGGGGAGATCATTCTGCAAATCCTGACTAATTTGGCAAACGCAGGACGGACAATACATAGCAAGCCTAAGGAGGTACTTCTAAGAGAAATATATAGCGAGAATCAAACTGGTTCTACTGATTCAACACAAGAAGAGATAAAACTGGTTCTTGAAGTTGCTTTGCTCTGCATAAAAAGTAGGCCATCTGATCGGCCATCCATGGAAGACGCACTGAAGCTTTTATCAGGGATGAAGTCACAAAGAAAATAG